One stretch of Athene noctua chromosome 27, bAthNoc1.hap1.1, whole genome shotgun sequence DNA includes these proteins:
- the ATP5F1D gene encoding ATP synthase F(1) complex subunit delta, mitochondrial, translating to MFRARRLLQRFAARPALPPPPRARGYAEPAAGPAPMAFTFASPTQVFYNGANVKQVDVPTLTGSFGILASHVPTLQVLKPGVVTVHAEDGTATKYFVSSGSVTVHADSTVQVLAEEAVTMDMLDLATAKSNLEKAVSEVAAASDEAAKAEAQIKVEANEALVKALE from the exons atgttCCGCGCCCGCCGCCTCCTGCAGCGCttcgccgcccgccccgcgctcccgccgccgccccgcgcccgcggcTATGCCgagcccgccgccgggccggcgCCCATGGCCTTCACCTTCGCCTCGCCCACGCAG GTATTTTACAACGGCGCCAACGTGAAGCAGGTGGACGTGCCCACGCTGACCGGCTCCTTCGGCATCCTGGCCTCGCACGTCCCCACCCTGCAGGTCCTCAAACCGGGCGTCGTGACGGTGCACGCTGAGGATGGCACGGCCACCAAGTACTTCG TGAGCAGCGGCTCCGTCACCGTCCACGCGGACTCCACCGTGCAGGTGCTGGCGGAGGAGGCGGTGACGATGGACATGCTGGATCTGGCT ACTGCAAAATCAAACCTGGAGAAGGCTGTTTCAGAGGTGGCTGCAGCATCTGATGAAGCAGCTAAAGCAGAAGCTCAGATTAAAGTAGAAGCTAACGAAGCCCTTGTAAAAGCCCTGGAGTAA
- the CBARP gene encoding voltage-dependent calcium channel beta subunit-associated regulatory protein, with protein sequence MSDDPTPWDNATESATAVPGEASPPQDGYVLLLALLSIFLGGTLVLLSGTLILCRRCCRAERRHSRASDDPEKTTTTYLDDSQPAQDITIKVEDPDCLSSSSYRDVESERFLSSSSSTARRVSFNEAALFDQGKKTQEKGRRYTLTEGDFHHLKNARLTHLHLPPPALKIVTIHECESSENSLAMTPRLPPPKPGLAIFQPPAGALPQPPLPSHAVCPSSALPGDTYNSTVDTSFAEGSPAASSDSGEGPSFTAAPRSGSAGPGEPPPAPTQGTVLQFFTRLRRHASLDGASPYFRIKKWKLESTQRASSLDTRGSPKRRQFQRQRAASESMDQEDWDPHQTDIIQYIARTDDVAFHPAGGPFLPSPASPPPSLGRLEPGEGGAGGPGDAAVPPQPSACHDLWSLRASLELGASAERSNDQDSVRSDGGDSVSSGGPPGPSSSLDEAEGPEEKLWGRPKAEESEPGTRKLLQMDSGYASIEAPSRGGEEGPPKDQTASEKRICFTSAGRKGTIFESFEGREPDEEEEEEEEEEDGSAAWGAAGGGPPRPHSPLAWSPYGQMFPGREAPPRRDYSIDEKTDALFNAFVRHDPQFDESPLRGKHRSRAHLRKQWQHAKQYSDPGVRYPALERHRTPLRRGDSANYPLDARFHSPLPRIVSAGDEEAAEAAEGVPPPDPDIQVIVEEPGEVPPEPKAGSEPPGDDACPGPGRCLGLGPGSELTDKIAGGLEERLYGRLRKAGARAQPAVAVAASDAPPDRSPV encoded by the exons ATGAGCGATGACCCGACACCCTGGGACAACGCGACCGAGAGCGCCACG GCGGTGCCCGGCGAGGCGTCCCCCCCCCAGGATGGGTACGTGCTGCTCCTCGCCCTCCTCTCCATCTTCCTCGGCGGCACCCTGGTCCTGCTCTCCGGCACCCTGATCCTCTGCCGCCGGTGCTGCCGGGCCGAGCGCCGGCACTCCAG AGCCAGCGATGACCCCGAGAAAACCACCACCACTTACCTGGACGACTCGCAGCCGGCGCAGG atATCACCATCAAAGTGGAGGACCCCGACTGCCTGTCGTCCTCCAGCTACCGGGACGTGGAGAGCGAGCGGttcctctcctccagctcctccaccGCCCGCCGCGTCTCCTTCAACGAGGCCGCGCTCTTCGACCAGGGCAAGAAGACccaggagaaggggaggag GTACACGCTGACGGAGGGGGATTTCCACCACCTGAAGAACGCCCGCCTGACCCACCTGcacctcccgccgcccgccctcaaGATCGTCACCATCCACGAGTGCGAGTCCAGCGAGAACAGCCTGGCCATgaccccccgcctgcccccccccaagcctggccTCGCCATCTTCCAG CCCCCCGCGGGGGCCCTGCcgcagccgccgctccccagccACGCCGtgtgccccagctctgccctgcccggggACACCTACAACTCCACCGTGGACACCAGCTTCGCCGagggcagccccgccgcctcctccgacTCCGGGGAGGGCCCCTCG TTCACAGCAGCGCCCAGGAgtggcagcgccggccccggggagccccccccggcccccacccagGGCACCGTCCTGCAGTTCTTCACCCGCCTGCGCCGTCACGCCAGCCTGGACGGGGCCAGCCCCTACTTCAGGATCAAGAAGTGGAAGCTGGAGAGCACCCAGCGGGCCTCCAGCCTGGACACCAgag GGTCCCCCAAGCGCCGGCAGTTCCAGCGGCAGCGGGCGGCCAGCGAGAGCATGGACCAGGAGGACTGGGACCCCCACCAGACCGACATCATCCAGTACATCGCCCGCACGGACGACGTGGCCTTTCACCCCGCCGGCGgccccttcctgccctcccccgCCAGCCCCCCACCCTCTCTCGGCAG GCTAGAGCCGGGCGAggggggcgcgggcggccccggggacgccgctgtccccccccagcccagcgcctgCCACGACCTGTGGAGCCTCCGCGCCTCGCTGGAGCTGGGCGCCTCCGCCGAGCGCAGCAACGACCAGGACTCGGTGCGCAGCGACGGGGGGGACAGCGTCTCCTcgggcggcccccccggcccctcctcctccctggacGAGGCCGAAGGCCCCGAGGAGAAGCTCTGGGGTCGGCCCAAGGCCGAGGAGTCGGAGCCCGGCACCCGCAAGCTGCTGCAGATGGACAGTGGCTACGCCTCCATCGAGGCGCCCAGCCGGGGGGGCGAGGAGGGGCCCCCCAAGGACCAGACGGCCTCCGAGAAGCGCATTTGCTTCACCAGCGCGGGGCGGAAAGGCACCATCTTTGAGAGCTTCGAGGGCCGGGAGccggacgaggaggaggaggaggaggaggaggaggaggacggcaGCGCAGCgtggggcgcggcgggcgggggccccccccgtccccacagccccctggcCTGGTCCCCGTACGGGCAGATGTTCCCGGGGCGGGAGGCGCCGCCCCGGCGGGATTACAGCATCGACGAGAAGACGGACGCCCTGTTCAACGCCTTCGTGCGCCACGACCCCCAGTTCGACGAGTCCCCGCTGCGGGGGAAGCACCGCTCCCGCGCCCACCTGCGCAAGCAGTGGCAGCACGCCAAGCAGTACAGCGACCCCGGCGTGCGGTACCCGGCGCTGGAGCGGCACCGCACCCCCCTGCGCCGCGGCGACAGCGCCAACTACCCCCTGGACGCCCGGTTCCACAGCCCCCTGCCCCGCATCGTCAGCGCCGGCGACGAGGAGGCGGCCGAGGCGGCCGAGGGcgtccccccccccgaccccgacATCCAGGTGATCGTGGAGGAGCCCGGGGAGGTGCCCCCCGAGCCCAAGGCTGGCTCCGAGCCCCCCGGGGACGACGCTtgccccggccccgggaggtgcctggggctgggccccGGCTCGGAGCTGACGGACAAGATCGCCGGCGGCCTCGAGGAGCGGCTCTACGGGCGCCTGAGGAAAGCGGGAGCCAGGGCCCAGCCCGCGGTGGCCGTGGCGGCCAGCGACGCCCCCCCCGACCGCAGCCCGGTCTAG